In Zygosaccharomyces rouxii strain CBS732 chromosome A complete sequence, the genomic window TAGATGAGCAGACCAAGTCCATTGGTGTTCTATTGCACGGTGATGCTGCATTTGCTGGTCAAGGTGTTGTTTACGAAACTATGGGTTTCCAGAACTTACCTGAATATTCTACCGGTGGTACTATTCACGTCATTACCAATAACCAAATCGGTTTCACTACAGATCCTAGACATGCTAGATCTACTCCTTATCCATCTGATTTGGCTAAGGCTTTCGATGCCCCCATCTTCCATGTGAATGCTAACGACGTGGAGGCAGTtactttcatctttaactTGGCCGCAGAATGGAGACAAACTTTCCACACCGATGCTGTTATTGACATTGTTGGTTGGAGAAAGCATGGTCACAACGAAACTGACCAACCATCCTTTACCCAACCAATGATGTACCAAAAGATTGCTAAGCAAAAATCTGTCTTTGACGTTTAcgctgaaaaattgatggtGGAAGGTTCTTTCACAAAGGCCGACATCGAGAAGCACAGACAATGGGTCTGGAGTctatttgaagaatctttCGAGAAGGCTAAGGGATACGTACCAAACCCAAGAGAATGGTTAACCGCTCCATGGGAAAACTTGAAATCACCAAAGGAAATGGCTACTGAAATTTTGCCACATGAACCAACGAAGGTTGATTTGGATACCTTGAAGAAAGTTGGTTTAGCTGTCTCTTCATGGCCCGAAGGTTTTGAAGTTCACAGAAACTTGAGAAGAATCTTGACCAACAGAGCGAAATCCATTGAATCTGGTGAAGGTATCGATTGGTCTACCGCTGAAGCTATGGCCTTTGGTACTTTAGCTTTGGAAGGCTACAACGTTAGAGTCTCTGGtgaagatgtggaaagaGGTACTTTCTCTCAGCGTCATTCTGTCTTGCACGACCAAAAGAGTGAGAGAGTCTTTGTCCCATTGAAGAACTTGTCTGAGAAGCAAGGTGATTTCACCATCAGTAACTCTTCATTATCAGAATACGGTGTCATGGGTTTCGAATACGGTTACTCCTTGACCGATCCTGACAACTTGGTTATGTGGGAAGCTCAATTCGGTGATTTCGCCAATACCGCCCAGGTCATCATCGACCAATTCATCGCTGGTGGTGAACAGAAGTGGAAACAACGTTCCGGTATCGTTCTTTCTTTGCCACATGGTTATGATGGTCAAGGTCCAGAGCACTCTTCTGGTAGATTGGAAAGATACCTACAGTTGGCCAATGAAgattcaagatttttcCCATCCGAAGAAGGTCTACAAAGACAACATCAGGACTGTAATTTCCAAGTTGTTTACCCAACTACTCCAGCCAACTTGTTCCACATCTTAAGAAGACAACAACACCGTCAATTCAGAAAACCATTAGCCCTATTCTTCTCTAAACAATTGTTAAGACACCCATTAGCAAGATCTAGAATGGAAGAATTTTCCGATGGTGAATTCCAATGGATCATCGAAGATGTTGAATTGGGTAAATCTATTGCtccaaaggaagaaattaagAGAATTGTCTTATTGACTGGTCAAGTTTATACCGCTCTATTCAAGAAACGTGAATCCCTAGGCGACAAGAACACTGCATTCATAAAGATCGAACAACCACATCCATTCCCATTTGCTCAGTTGCGTGATGCCATTGACTCTTATCCTAACTTAGAGGACATTGTATGGTGTCAAGAAGAGCCATTGAACATGGGTTCTTGGTCCTATGTATCTCAAAGATTCCCAACCGTTCTAAAGGAGACCCAAAACTACAAGAACTCTCAAGTGAGATACTGTGGTAGAGACCCAAGTGGTACCGTTGCTGCAGGTAATAAGCCCGCTCATactgctgaagaagaagatttccTAAATGATGTATTTGGCCTGAAGAACTGAGATGCTTTTTTACTCTTTTAAATGGctttttatatatatatatattatatctccaaatttttaacatgTGTATTTATTCAAGTTGATCCCATTTGATCATATAGTGATAAAAGTAATATATTATAACATATTGCATCTAAAGTGAGTTCGTCAATTACTCTGTTTTTACTGCGCGCTTAATTTGTTGTGGTTACCCTCCCTGTTAATTATCGCCCTGTTTCAAATAACTTACCCTTAGAAATACGGGGTAAAAATCTTATTATATATAACTGTCGTAAGAAAgtcaatttctttacccTTTTCAATCACGGTTACCCATCACATTAGGACAGGTACAATAAAACATGAGCAGTAGTGTAATTAAGACAGCGCTAGTTACTGGTGCATCCTCTGGTATTGGGTATGCAGTcgttaaagaattggccGAAAATGGATTCACGGTTTATGCATGTGCAAGAAGATTAGATCTCTTGGAACAACTATCAAGAGGATACGAAGCTAATAAGGTTATCCCCTATGCACTAGATATTTCTaactttgaagaaattgttcaattgaaggagtatctttcaaaacatcTACCACATCAAAGATTAGATGTTTTGTACAACAACGCAGGCCAGAGTTGTACTATGCCAGCTGTTGATGTAACGAACGAAAGACTTaatcaattgtttcaaGTCAATGTTATTGGTCATATGAATATTACATCTCAACTATGCCAATTCTTAATTAACGCCAAGGGAACAATCGTCTTTACCGGTTCGTTGAGCGGCGTCAGCGTCTTCCCATTTGGAGCCGCCTATGCTGCAACTAAGGCAGCAATCCACCAGTATGCGCGTGTTCTCCATGCAGAGATGAAAATGTTTGACGTTCGTGTAATCAATGCAATCACAGGTGGTGTAAGCACAGATATTGCAGATAAAAGCCCATTACCCAAGAGTTCTCCCTTTTACTTCCCCGAAGGATTAAAGGCGTTGGAAGAGAGAAAATTAATGTCGGCTAAAAACTTCCCCATGTCTGCAGAAACGTATGCTCAGAAACTGGTTAAAGATATACTAAGTCCAAGGGACCCCGTTGATGTCTACAGAGGAACTCTTGCAAGCGTAGTTTCCTGGTTGATGATGTTTGCTCCCTACTGGCTCGTAGAGTGGGTTACATTCAAGAAGTTCAAACTGGACTCGGTTGAAAAAGCATTAGGGCAAAAGCGTGAGACTGAGAAGCAAGAATGAAAGGATTGATGGATCGCAGGATTGATTGATATACTTTTTAGTTGGTCCCCCCTTCCCCCCGACACATTCACGCTGTTTCACTGTGATACACTCTTGTTTCACTTTGATACACTCCTGTTTCATATTCATTCTCCCTTTGTTTGATTctctcttttctctttcctcttTTCTCATGTtaccttttcttttttttctttctattTTTTCCCACTCCCCTGTTGAAATCCGACATACGTATTTTTCCGattttctatttctttCTGCTGCCCCGATTAGGGTTGAGAAGAAACTGTTACGGTAGCGAAGAGGTATCCCATTTATGGACTACGGTTACTTCTTACTGTTACAGGTCGCGAGTTACTGCTTACACGTGCGTCGTGTCAGCAGATTTACTGCGCTGAGTTATGTGTGTTTGAGTTCACCAGTAAACAACGCCAGTCGATAGAATCGTTCAAGGCACCTCCGAAGTCATTCATTAATGGTGTGCTACCCAGATTAGGATTCTTTTTCGCGGGCTTCATATAAAAGGAGAGACCGATTGGCATCGTTTTCAGACAAGATTCAGAGTAGAAAGGaagattttcttttccaatttctgtttttcttgttgttaCTTCTATTTTCTTGCTGGTTTCTTTCCTTTCTGTTTTacttttcattatcatctaAAATACTAAAGATCGAAAAAAAACCAGGATCATAACATAGTTTACAGAGACCTTCTACTAGGAAATATATCCCTTCCCTTCCTTTAATTTTACCATTCCAACTATTTACATTCCTTTAAGCTATTAGCGGCCCAACTACTATCGTTCCTGTATGTATACAAGTAAAGACAATTGCTGCGCTGTgtctttgtaaattttcaCAGTGTGGTATATTGTTTGCTTGGATGAAAGACGTGGTGATGTGAGAGCAAGCGTGGTGTTACTGGGTTAATTGAAACGATGACAATGTACTGGGTTCTTTTGGTGTTTTTTGTTTACATTTTTCATTGTATGCTGGTTTTTTCGCTGATGATTTGCGCAATGACGAATAGGAAGAAGTCTTCCTTTGTGAATCGTGCGCAATCATTCCGTTTCGTCACGACGACGCGACGACGCGACGACGCGACGTCTCGACGTCTCGAAATGGTCGCGTATATTATCAGACAATCAATCAGGGACTGCAGCGAAAAATGtaaattaaaaaaagaaccagCAATTAAAGTATATGAGAGTTGGATCAATTAGAAGAATGGAATGAGATCTTCCCTTAAGATCTGCTTCCTTCATCGAATCGATCCACCCTCTAAATCTTGCTGATCCAGAACGCAAGTCAACCGATAGATCATCAATTGTTCAATCAATTAATCAACCGTCGCTGGCCGAGGGATACTCGCATAGACACTCTTTCGttcatttttatcattgatTTGCATTCGCAAATTTACTAACACTCGTTGTATTGCAGTTAATCGTATTAGTTTTTCactgttttttttttcaatcccGCTAATAATCAATCCCAAGCTAAAATGAAGTTATCCGCTAACATTTTGACCGCGGCATTGCTTGGCTCCCAAGTCTTTGTCAATGCTATGCCTCATATGCCAATCAAAagagatgaagaggattGCTCTGAAACAGTACCAGCCCATGCTGATTCTCATCAACACAAAAGAGCCGTTGCAGTTAACTATGTTTACCAAACTGTTACAGTTGACGGTAATGGTAATTCATACACACCAACTGCATCTGCTTCAGGTTCAGCAGCTAGCTCTTCAGCTCCATCCAGTTCAGATGCAGTGGCTATGGTTACTCAATACGTGACTCCAGGTGTTTCTGCCTCTTCTCCATCTGGTGGATATGGAGGTGGCTTGAGTGGATTTGCTACTTCAGTCATCCACAATGCCCAGCCAAGTCAATCTTCCTCTCCAAGTTCTTCTGGCAGTGGCTCctcatcttcgtcatcttcatcccCAAGTGGATCTGGTGACAACTGGACTGAAACCAATTCTGAAGCCTCATCATCTGGTGATGCTAGTTCCAACTCCAACGCCTCTGCATCTGCTGGTAATGGTGATTCTACTGCCTCATCATCTGCTGATAGTACTGCAGAATCTGgtaccaattcttctgctCAGGCTTCAGCTGAAGCTCAAGCTCATTCTAACAATGGCAACTCCCACTCAGATTCTgattcatcatcctcatcatcttcatcatccaatAACAATGGtggttcctcttcttcttcctcttcctcctcttcctcctctGGTTCCTCTTCAAGTTCATCAGGTTCTTCTGGTTCCGGCGGTAGTTCTAGTTCTAGTTCAAGTTCCAGTTCATCTGGTGGTATCTTTGGTGACCTTTCTGCCTATGAAGGtccaaatgaaaaattccaagatgGAACTATCCCATGTAGCCAATTCCCATCCGGTCAAGGTGTTATTCCTATTGATTGGATTAATGAGGGCGGCTGGTCCGGCGTTGAAAACTCAGACACTTCTACTGGTGGTAGTTGCAAAGAGGGTTCTTACTGTTCCTATGCTTGTCAAGCTGGTATGTCAAAGACTCAATGGCCTTCAACTCAACCAAGTGATGGTAGATCAATTGGTGGATTGTACTGTAAGAACGGTTACTTGCACAGAACTAACACCGATGCTGATTACTTGTGTGAATGGGGTCAAGATGTCGCAAGCATCGTTTCTAAGTTGGATCAAGATGTTGCCATTTGTAGAACCGACTACCCAGGTACTGAAAACATGGTTATTCCAACTTATGTTAAATCCGGTAACTCCCAACCACTAACAGTTGTTAATCAAGATACCTATTACCAATGGGAAGGTAAGCCAACTTCTGGCCAATTCTACGTTAACAATGCAGGTGTTTCTCTAGAAGATGGTTGTGTTTGGTCAACTCCTGGTTCCGGTAAAGGTAACTGGGCACCATTGAACTTTGGTGCTGGTTATACAAATGGTATTACTTACTTATctttgattccaaatccAAACAACAACGTTCCATTGAACTACAACGTCAAGATTGTCGCTGCAGATGATTCGTCTATTGTTACCGGTGATTGTAAATACGAAAACGGCGAATACAACGGTAGTGGTTCTGACGGTTGTACCGTTGCAGTCACATCTGGTAAGGCTCAATTTGTCTTGTACAATTAATCATTGGAACAACCAACTTAGGTAGGTGgttttttgtctttttttGCATTTCACTGCAGTTTTAAGGGGAACAAGAACAGACGCACCGGAGAAGAGAAGAACACAAGTGTCTTCTTATTTtactttttcattttacTTTGTTTTCTATTggtttgattttttttttttactagTTGCTTTCCTCGTTTACCATCTATAACTAGTCTCCGTATTTTAactttaaaaaaaaactaaTTTGCGCTCCCGTAACTTACTAAAGAGAGATCTCACCGCTATTACAACTGCGGCACGATCCCTTCTTGCTAAGTATGTAGATCAGCTAAAAGTCATGCATTCCAATTTAGGACAACTCTATTCACTTAAAGGACTATGCTTCATTCAACGCACCCATCAAGAAGCAATATTGACTGATCCAGAACCCATAACGAATCCTAATCGGGTAATCCAATATCGGCGAATGTCTAGGAGAAATCCCACTttttgccaattttctATATAGGTTATGATTTACCGTGGGGGGAATTTATTTTCTACAATAAGCTCTATTCTAGGGGAAATTGCCGATTCTCTTTACTCTTTCAAGATGTTGTAGTTAGTTGTTGTATCAGTCTTGCTATTCCTCTAGCAAAAGAATGATACTTTGATTCACAAGTGTTTGCAGGTTGCTTAAGCgtctttttatttttcttcattccttttgttcttttttttaactCTCGCCGATTATTATTCTTAATAAGAACAGCCTCACAGTAACAACAGGAACAAGAATGAGATCAAGGTAGTCTGTACTTCCTCACTTGTGCTTAACACCAGAGTTTAAAAACCTCATGGCTTATAAACGATTTTTCGCCTGAAATTTCTATCGCGTATTCGTGTGTGTGGAGAGGGTCCCTTTTCTCGTTATTACTTGTGTTCCTTCTgatcttttttttaattttttttgtctttcCGTTCTACTTTCATCTCTTACCTACTTGGTTACTTACTTACTTACTTtatttccttttctttttctctgaatttttttgttcttctttccGTTCAGTGTATtaatactactactatATTATACTACTATACCCGGTACTAGTCTGCTCTATTACTAAGTACTGCAATACTTTGTTTTCTCTGgtcaatttcattactCTGTTAAGATTGAACAACGATTTgatctttgatcaaaatcaaagagaaaaaaaataggaaaaaaattgaaaaaaaattgagatTGCAATCGAAATAGAGATCGAATCAAGCCCAACCGCTCGTTCTTTTGGATTGTCAATCTGGTGTAGACATCATC contains:
- the AYR1 gene encoding acylglycerone-phosphate reductase (similar to uniprot|P40471 Saccharomyces cerevisiae YIL124W AYR1 NADPH-dependent 1-acyl dihydroxyacetone phosphate reductase found in lipid particles and ER involved in phosphatidic acid biosynthesis and required for spore germination capable of metabolizing mammalian steroid hormones) — encoded protein: MSSSVIKTALVTGASSGIGYAVVKELAENGFTVYACARRLDLLEQLSRGYEANKVIPYALDISNFEEIVQLKEYLSKHLPHQRLDVLYNNAGQSCTMPAVDVTNERLNQLFQVNVIGHMNITSQLCQFLINAKGTIVFTGSLSGVSVFPFGAAYAATKAAIHQYARVLHAEMKMFDVRVINAITGGVSTDIADKSPLPKSSPFYFPEGLKALEERKLMSAKNFPMSAETYAQKLVKDILSPRDPVDVYRGTLASVVSWLMMFAPYWLVEWVTFKKFKLDSVEKALGQKRETEKQE
- the SIM1 gene encoding putative glucosidase SIM1 (some similarities with gnl|GLV|CAGL0J09922g Candida glabrata CAGL0J09922g and some similarities with uniprot|P40472 Saccharomyces cerevisiae YIL123W SIM1 (putative) invovled in control of DNA replication or uniprot|P53616 Saccharomyces cerevisiae YNL066W SUN4 Protein involved in the aging process), with the translated sequence MKLSANILTAALLGSQVFVNAMPHMPIKRDEEDCSETVPAHADSHQHKRAVAVNYVYQTVTVDGNGNSYTPTASASGSAASSSAPSSSDAVAMVTQYVTPGVSASSPSGGYGGGLSGFATSVIHNAQPSQSSSPSSSGSGSSSSSSSSPSGSGDNWTETNSEASSSGDASSNSNASASAGNGDSTASSSADSTAESGTNSSAQASAEAQAHSNNGNSHSDSDSSSSSSSSSNNNGGSSSSSSSSSSSSGSSSSSSGSSGSGGSSSSSSSSSSSGGIFGDLSAYEGPNEKFQDGTIPCSQFPSGQGVIPIDWINEGGWSGVENSDTSTGGSCKEGSYCSYACQAGMSKTQWPSTQPSDGRSIGGLYCKNGYLHRTNTDADYLCEWGQDVASIVSKLDQDVAICRTDYPGTENMVIPTYVKSGNSQPLTVVNQDTYYQWEGKPTSGQFYVNNAGVSLEDGCVWSTPGSGKGNWAPLNFGAGYTNGITYLSLIPNPNNNVPLNYNVKIVAADDSSIVTGDCKYENGEYNGSGSDGCTVAVTSGKAQFVLYN
- the KGD1 gene encoding alpha-ketoglutarate dehydrogenase KGD1 (highly similar to uniprot|P20967 Saccharomyces cerevisiae YIL125W KGD1 Component of the mitochondrial alpha-ketoglutarate dehydrogenase complex which catalyzes a key step in the tricarboxylic acid (TCA) cycle the oxidative decarboxylation of alpha-ketoglutarate to form succinyl-CoA) → MLRAISSASARQTVSRLAQRSKAASAVNKSLVGLSQHNRFYASGADQFMATSNANYIEEMYEAWQKDPSSVHVSWNAYFKNMGNLNIPSSQAFQAPPTLTGGAQGAENIPIDSNFASAANIDQNVLLHLKVQLLCRAYQVRGHLKAHIDPLQISYGDDKSKGVPRELTLEFYGFSERDLDREITLGPGILPRFARDGKTKMTLREIISSMEKLYCTSYGVEYTHIPSKSKCEWLRERIEIPSPYQYSIDEKRQILDRLTWSTSFESFLSTKFPNEKRFGLEGLEAVVPGIKTLVDRCVDMGVEDVVLGMAHRGRLNVLSNVVRKPNESIFSEFKGTTTQDGVDGPGDVKYHLGMNYKRPTTSGKYVNLSLVANPSHLESQDPVVLGRTRSLLALRNNLDEQTKSIGVLLHGDAAFAGQGVVYETMGFQNLPEYSTGGTIHVITNNQIGFTTDPRHARSTPYPSDLAKAFDAPIFHVNANDVEAVTFIFNLAAEWRQTFHTDAVIDIVGWRKHGHNETDQPSFTQPMMYQKIAKQKSVFDVYAEKLMVEGSFTKADIEKHRQWVWSLFEESFEKAKGYVPNPREWLTAPWENLKSPKEMATEILPHEPTKVDLDTLKKVGLAVSSWPEGFEVHRNLRRILTNRAKSIESGEGIDWSTAEAMAFGTLALEGYNVRVSGEDVERGTFSQRHSVLHDQKSERVFVPLKNLSEKQGDFTISNSSLSEYGVMGFEYGYSLTDPDNLVMWEAQFGDFANTAQVIIDQFIAGGEQKWKQRSGIVLSLPHGYDGQGPEHSSGRLERYLQLANEDSRFFPSEEGLQRQHQDCNFQVVYPTTPANLFHILRRQQHRQFRKPLALFFSKQLLRHPLARSRMEEFSDGEFQWIIEDVELGKSIAPKEEIKRIVLLTGQVYTALFKKRESLGDKNTAFIKIEQPHPFPFAQLRDAIDSYPNLEDIVWCQEEPLNMGSWSYVSQRFPTVLKETQNYKNSQVRYCGRDPSGTVAAGNKPAHTAEEEDFLNDVFGLKN